A window of the Cicer arietinum cultivar CDC Frontier isolate Library 1 chromosome 6, Cicar.CDCFrontier_v2.0, whole genome shotgun sequence genome harbors these coding sequences:
- the LOC140920899 gene encoding uncharacterized protein, translated as MCIVMKCIMDSKRCSLIFLLLCVLLSFSAKIMARNIAGASEHCAASNEMDTTKRLLAQENQRSPCKRGRVTFDVTGSDRKNEPKDDPRCHNFL; from the exons atgtGTATAGTAATGAAATGCATAATGGATTCTAAGAGGTGCTCGCTTATCTTTCTACTTCTTTGTGTGTTGTTGAGTTTTTCTGCCAAAATAATGGCGAGGAACATTGCAGGTGCTTCTGAACACTGTGCAG CTTCAAATGAAATGGATACGACTAAGAGACTACTTGCCCAAGAAAATCAACGATCTCCATGTAAGAGGGGAAGAGTGACTTTTGATGTAACAGGGAGCGATCGCAAGAACGAGCCTAAAGATGATCCACGTTGCCATAACTTTTTATGA